The genomic stretch GACGAGAAGGCTTGTCTAGTAGCGTACAGATTTCGATAGATTTAGGACCACGTAGGCTCAGAATCTCTTTCACTTTAGTCAGTGTGTTACCTGTATCGATAATGTCTTCAACAAGCAGAACGTCTTTGCCTTGGATATCATCATCCAGGTCTTTCAAAATACGAACATCACGTGAGCTTTCCATGCCGTTGCCGTAGCTAGATGCAGTCATGAAATCAACTTGGTGAGTTAAATCGATAGCACGAGCAAGATCCGCCATAAAGACAAAAGATCCACGTAATAAGCCAACTAAAACTAGATCTTCACTACCCTTGTAGTGTTCCGTGATCTGTTTGCCTAGTTCGTTCACTCGATCCTGAACTTCTTGCTCAGAGATCATGACTTCAACTGTATGCTTCATACTGCTCTCATTTTATTTGGTGATTGCGACAAGTGTAGACAGTTCTGCCATCGGCGCCGCTCAATTTGTGCGTAAGTCTAGCACTGCTCAAATACCCACACCACCTTATGGTTCAAATTTACTGTCAGATTATCAACGATAATACGCGTTGATGCCTTGTCCGATACTCGCTTCCTTTCACATCAATACTGATCACGCTTTATGTATCAAGTTTGATGTAACTGTCTATTAAATAAGCTCAAAGGATTGACCATTCGCATATGCACCATTACACTCATCTTGGCTTAAATAATAATAAAATCATTAATATAAGAAATTCGTTGGCAAGGAAAACAAAATGGACTCAATCTCTAAGAGACCTAGAACTAGGCTTTCACCCCTAAAAAGAAAACTTCAATTGATGGAAATCGCACTTGAAGTGTTCTCTCGCCGTGGCATTGGCCGTGGTGGACACGCAGACATTGCAGATATTGCTCAGGTGTCTGTAGCAACCGTATTTAACTACTTCCCAACCCGTGAAGATCTGGTTGATGAAGTA from Vibrio pomeroyi encodes the following:
- the hpt gene encoding hypoxanthine phosphoribosyltransferase — its product is MKHTVEVMISEQEVQDRVNELGKQITEHYKGSEDLVLVGLLRGSFVFMADLARAIDLTHQVDFMTASSYGNGMESSRDVRILKDLDDDIQGKDVLLVEDIIDTGNTLTKVKEILSLRGPKSIEICTLLDKPSRREVTVDTKWIGFEIPDEFVVGVGIDYAQKYRHLPYIGKVVPQE